In Streptomyces sp. NBC_00483, a single window of DNA contains:
- the rplJ gene encoding 50S ribosomal protein L10 yields the protein MPTPDKAAAVAELTDKFRSSNAAVLTEYRGLTVAQLKQLRRSLGENSEYAVVKNTLTKIAANEAGINTLDDLFNGPTAVAFVTGDPVESAKGLRDFAKENPNLVIKGGVLDGKALSADEIKKLADLESREVLLSKLAGAFKAKQSQAASVFNALPTKLVRTVDALRAKQDEQGGAE from the coding sequence ATGCCGACGCCCGACAAGGCTGCCGCGGTAGCCGAGCTCACGGACAAGTTCCGCAGCTCGAACGCCGCTGTGCTGACCGAGTACCGGGGTCTCACCGTGGCCCAGCTCAAGCAGCTGCGCCGTTCGCTCGGTGAGAACTCCGAGTACGCCGTGGTGAAGAACACGCTGACCAAGATCGCGGCCAACGAGGCCGGGATCAACACGCTGGACGACCTGTTCAACGGTCCGACGGCGGTTGCCTTCGTCACCGGTGACCCGGTGGAGTCGGCCAAGGGTCTTCGTGACTTCGCCAAGGAGAACCCGAATCTCGTCATCAAGGGCGGTGTCCTTGACGGCAAGGCGCTGTCCGCCGACGAGATCAAGAAGCTTGCGGACCTCGAGTCCCGCGAGGTTCTGCTGTCCAAGCTGGCCGGTGCCTTCAAGGCGAAGCAGTCGCAGGCTGCCTCCGTCTTCAACGCGCTGCCGACGAAGCTCGTCCGCACCGTGGACGCGCTCCGTGCCAAGCAGGACGAGCAGGGCGGTGCCGAGTAA
- a CDS encoding DNA-directed RNA polymerase subunit beta': MLDVNFFDELRIGLATADDIRQWSHGEVKKPETINYRTLKPEKDGLFCEKIFGPTRDWECYCGKYKRVRFKGIICERCGVEVTRAKVRRERMGHIELAAPVTHIWYFKGVPSRLGYLLDLAPKDLEKVIYFAAYMITFVDEERRTRDLPSLEAHVQVERQQVENRRDSDLEARAKKLETDLAELEAEGAKADVRRKVREGAEREMKQLRDRAQREIDRLDEVWSRFKNLKVQDLEGDELLYRELRDRFGTYFDGSMGAAALQKRLETFDLEEEAERLREIIRTGKGQKKTRALKRLKVVSAFLQTSNSPKGMVLDCVPVIPPDLRPMVQLDGGRFATSDLNDLYRRVINRNNRLKRLLDLGAPEIIVNNEKRMLQEAVDALFDNGRRGRPVTGPGNRPLKSLSDMLKGKQGRFRQNLLGKRVDYSARSVIVVGPQLKLHQCGLPKAMALELFKPFVMKRLVDLNHAQNIKSAKRMVERGRTVVYDVLEEVIAEHPVLLNRAPTLHRLGIQAFEPQLVEGKAIQIHPLVCTAFNADFDGDQMAVHLPLSAEAQAEARILMLSSNNILKPADGRPVTMPTQDMVLGLFFLTTDGELRDVKGEGRAFGSTAEATMAFDAGELALQSAVDIRFPVGTMPPRGWTPPPVEEGEPEYQPGDSFRLRTTLGRALFNELLPEDYPFVDYSVGKKQLGEIVNDLAERYPKVIVAATLDNLKAAGFYWGTRSGVTVAISDVVVPEAKKEIVAGYEAQDEKVQKQYERGLITKEERTQELIAIWTKATNEVSEAMNANFPKTNPIFMMVDSGARGNMMQMRQIAGMRGLVSNAKNETIPRPIKASFREGLSVLEYFISTHGARKGLADTALRTADSGYLTRRLVDVSQDVIIREEDCGTDRGLKLQIAERGADGVLRKTEDVETSVYARMLAEDIVVDGKVIAPANVDLGDVLIDALVAHGVEIVKTRSVLTCESAVGTCAFCYGRSLATGKLVDIGEAVGIIAAQSIGEPGTQLTMRTFHTGGVAGDDITQGLPRVVELFEARTPKGVAPISESAGRVRIEETEKTKKLVVTPDDGSDEIPFPISKRARLLVGEGDHVEVGQKLTVGATNPHDVLRILGQRAVQVHLVGEVQKVYNSQGVSIHDKHIEIIIRQMLRRVTIIESGDAELLPGELVERSKFEGENRRVVTEGGHPASGRPQLMGITKASLATESWLSAASFQETTRVLTDAAINAKSDSLIGLKENVIIGKLIPAGTGLSRYRNIRVEPTEEAKAAMYSAVGYDDIDYSPFGTGSGQAVPLEDYDYGPYNQ, from the coding sequence GTGCTCGACGTCAACTTCTTCGATGAGCTCCGGATCGGTCTGGCCACCGCTGACGACATTCGTCAGTGGAGCCATGGCGAGGTCAAGAAGCCCGAGACCATCAACTACCGCACGCTCAAGCCGGAAAAGGACGGGCTCTTCTGCGAGAAGATCTTCGGTCCGACCCGGGACTGGGAGTGCTACTGCGGCAAGTACAAGCGCGTCCGCTTCAAGGGCATCATCTGCGAGCGCTGCGGCGTGGAGGTCACGCGCGCCAAGGTGCGTCGTGAGCGGATGGGCCACATCGAGTTGGCCGCCCCGGTCACTCACATCTGGTACTTCAAGGGCGTCCCGTCGCGCCTCGGCTACCTGCTCGACCTCGCCCCGAAGGACCTCGAGAAGGTCATCTACTTCGCGGCGTACATGATCACGTTCGTCGACGAGGAGCGTCGTACCCGCGACCTGCCCTCCCTCGAGGCGCACGTCCAGGTCGAGCGTCAGCAGGTCGAGAACCGTCGCGACTCCGACCTGGAGGCCCGCGCCAAGAAGCTCGAGACCGACCTGGCCGAGCTCGAGGCCGAGGGTGCCAAGGCCGATGTGCGCCGCAAGGTGCGCGAGGGTGCCGAGCGCGAGATGAAGCAGCTGCGCGACCGTGCGCAGCGCGAGATCGACCGTCTGGACGAGGTCTGGTCGCGCTTCAAGAACCTCAAGGTCCAGGACCTCGAGGGCGACGAGCTCCTCTACCGCGAGCTGCGTGACCGCTTCGGCACGTACTTCGACGGCTCGATGGGTGCCGCGGCGCTGCAGAAGCGCCTCGAGACCTTCGACCTCGAGGAGGAGGCCGAGCGTCTCCGCGAGATCATCCGTACCGGCAAGGGCCAGAAGAAGACCCGTGCGCTCAAGCGCCTCAAGGTCGTCTCCGCGTTCCTGCAGACCAGCAACAGCCCCAAGGGCATGGTGCTCGACTGCGTGCCGGTCATCCCGCCGGACCTGCGTCCGATGGTGCAGCTGGACGGTGGCCGCTTCGCGACCTCCGACCTGAACGACCTGTACCGCCGCGTCATCAACCGCAACAACCGCCTGAAGCGCCTTCTCGACCTCGGTGCGCCCGAGATCATCGTGAACAACGAGAAGCGCATGCTCCAGGAGGCCGTGGACGCCCTCTTCGACAACGGTCGTCGTGGTCGCCCGGTGACCGGTCCCGGTAACCGCCCGCTGAAGTCCCTGAGCGACATGCTCAAGGGCAAGCAGGGTCGTTTCCGTCAGAACCTTCTCGGTAAGCGTGTGGACTACTCCGCGCGTTCCGTGATCGTCGTCGGTCCGCAGCTGAAGCTGCACCAGTGTGGTCTCCCGAAGGCCATGGCGCTGGAGCTCTTCAAGCCGTTCGTGATGAAGCGTCTGGTCGACCTGAACCACGCGCAGAACATCAAGAGCGCCAAGCGCATGGTGGAGCGCGGCCGCACGGTCGTGTACGACGTCCTCGAAGAGGTCATCGCCGAGCACCCGGTTCTGCTGAACCGTGCTCCCACCCTGCACCGCCTCGGCATCCAGGCCTTCGAGCCGCAGCTGGTCGAGGGCAAGGCCATTCAGATCCACCCGCTCGTCTGCACCGCGTTCAACGCGGACTTCGACGGTGACCAGATGGCCGTGCACCTGCCGCTCTCCGCGGAGGCGCAGGCCGAGGCCCGCATCCTGATGCTGTCCTCGAACAACATCCTCAAGCCCGCCGACGGCCGTCCGGTGACGATGCCGACCCAGGACATGGTCCTCGGTCTGTTCTTCCTCACCACCGACGGTGAGCTCCGTGACGTCAAGGGCGAGGGCCGCGCGTTCGGCTCCACGGCCGAGGCGACCATGGCGTTCGACGCCGGCGAGCTGGCGCTCCAGTCGGCCGTCGACATCCGCTTCCCGGTGGGCACCATGCCGCCGCGCGGCTGGACCCCGCCGCCCGTCGAGGAGGGTGAGCCCGAGTACCAGCCGGGTGACAGCTTCCGGCTGCGGACGACCCTGGGCCGCGCGCTCTTCAACGAGCTGCTGCCCGAGGACTACCCGTTCGTCGACTACTCGGTGGGCAAGAAGCAGCTCGGCGAGATCGTCAACGACCTCGCGGAGCGCTACCCCAAGGTCATCGTGGCGGCGACGCTCGACAACCTGAAGGCGGCCGGCTTCTACTGGGGCACCCGCTCCGGCGTCACCGTGGCCATCTCCGACGTCGTCGTTCCCGAGGCGAAGAAGGAAATCGTCGCGGGCTACGAGGCGCAGGACGAGAAGGTCCAGAAGCAGTACGAGCGCGGTCTCATCACGAAGGAAGAGCGCACTCAGGAGCTCATCGCGATCTGGACCAAGGCGACCAATGAGGTCTCCGAGGCGATGAACGCGAACTTCCCGAAGACCAACCCCATCTTCATGATGGTTGACTCGGGTGCCCGAGGAAACATGATGCAGATGCGTCAGATCGCGGGTATGCGTGGTCTGGTGTCGAACGCCAAGAACGAGACGATCCCGCGTCCGATCAAGGCCTCCTTCCGTGAGGGCCTGTCGGTGCTGGAGTACTTCATCTCGACTCACGGTGCTCGTAAGGGTCTTGCGGACACGGCTCTGCGTACCGCCGACTCCGGTTACCTCACCCGTCGTCTGGTCGACGTCTCGCAGGACGTCATCATTCGCGAGGAGGACTGCGGCACCGACCGTGGCCTCAAGCTCCAGATCGCGGAGCGTGGCGCCGACGGCGTGCTGCGCAAGACCGAAGACGTCGAGACCAGCGTGTATGCCCGCATGCTCGCCGAGGACATCGTCGTCGACGGCAAGGTCATCGCGCCGGCCAACGTCGACCTGGGTGACGTGCTCATCGACGCCCTCGTCGCCCACGGCGTCGAGATCGTCAAGACCCGCTCGGTGCTCACCTGTGAGTCCGCGGTCGGCACCTGTGCCTTCTGCTACGGCCGCTCGCTGGCCACCGGCAAGCTGGTCGACATCGGTGAGGCGGTCGGCATCATCGCCGCCCAGTCCATCGGTGAGCCCGGTACCCAGCTGACGATGCGTACCTTCCACACCGGTGGTGTGGCGGGTGACGACATCACCCAGGGTCTGCCCCGTGTCGTCGAGCTCTTCGAGGCTCGTACGCCGAAGGGTGTCGCCCCGATCTCCGAGTCCGCGGGCCGTGTCCGCATTGAGGAGACCGAGAAGACCAAGAAGCTCGTCGTCACCCCCGACGACGGCAGCGACGAGATCCCGTTCCCGATCTCGAAGCGTGCCCGTCTGCTGGTGGGCGAGGGCGACCACGTCGAGGTCGGCCAGAAGCTGACCGTGGGTGCCACCAACCCGCACGACGTGCTGCGCATTCTGGGTCAGCGTGCGGTCCAGGTGCACCTGGTCGGCGAGGTCCAGAAGGTCTACAACTCGCAGGGTGTGTCGATCCACGACAAGCACATCGAGATCATCATCCGGCAGATGCTGCGCCGCGTGACGATCATCGAGTCCGGCGACGCCGAGCTGCTGCCCGGCGAGCTGGTCGAGCGCTCGAAGTTCGAGGGCGAGAACCGTCGTGTGGTCACCGAGGGCGGTCACCCCGCCTCCGGCCGTCCGCAGCTGATGGGTATCACCAAGGCCTCGCTGGCGACGGAATCCTGGCTGTCGGCCGCCTCCTTCCAGGAGACGACCCGAGTCCTGACGGATGCGGCGATCAACGCCAAGTCCGACAGCCTCATCGGCCTCAAGGAGAACGTCATCATCGGTAAGCTCATCCCGGCCGGTACGGGTCTGTCCCGCTACCGCAACATCCGGGTGGAGCCCACCGAGGAGGCCAAGGCCGCGATGTACTCGGCCGTCGGCTACGACGACATCGACTACTCGCCGTTCGGCACCGGCTCCGGCCAGGCCGTTCCGCTGGAGGACTACGACTACGGTCCGTACAACCAGTAG
- the rplL gene encoding 50S ribosomal protein L7/L12, which translates to MAKLTQDELLAQFEEMTLIELSEFVKAFEDKFDVEAAAAAPVVVAGAAGGAAAEAVEEQDEFDVILTGAGDKKIQVIKVVRELTSLGLKEAKDLVDGTPKPVLEKVAKDAAAKAKEQLEAAGAAVEVK; encoded by the coding sequence ATGGCGAAGCTCACCCAGGACGAGCTGCTTGCGCAGTTCGAGGAGATGACCCTCATCGAGCTCTCCGAGTTCGTGAAGGCCTTCGAGGACAAGTTCGACGTCGAGGCTGCCGCTGCCGCCCCCGTCGTCGTCGCCGGTGCCGCTGGTGGCGCCGCCGCCGAGGCCGTCGAGGAGCAGGACGAGTTCGACGTCATCCTCACCGGCGCCGGTGACAAGAAGATCCAGGTCATCAAGGTCGTGCGCGAGCTGACCTCCCTGGGCCTCAAGGAGGCCAAGGACCTCGTCGACGGCACCCCGAAGCCGGTCCTCGAGAAGGTCGCCAAGGACGCTGCCGCGAAGGCCAAGGAGCAGCTCGAGGCTGCCGGCGCGGCCGTCGAGGTCAAGTAA
- the rpoB gene encoding DNA-directed RNA polymerase subunit beta, translated as MAASRNASIANTNNGASTAPLRISFAKIREPLEVPNLLALQTESFDWLLGNTAWQSRVEAALESGQDVPRKSGLEEIFEEISPIEDFSGSMSLTFRDHRFEPPKNSIDECKERDFTYAAPLFVTAEFTNNETGEIKSQTVFMGDFPLMTNKGTFVINGTERVVVSQLVRSPGVYFDSSIDKTSDKDIFSAKIIPSRGAWLEMEIDKRDMVGVRIDRKRKQSVTVLLKALGWTTEQILEEFGQYESMRATLEKDHTQGQDDALLDIYRKLRPGEPPTREAAQTLLENLYFNSKRYDLAKVGRYKVNKKLGAEEPLDAGVLTTDDIIASIKYLVKLHAGETETVGESGREIVVETDDIDHFGNRRIRNVGELIQNQVRTGLARMERVVRERMTTQDVEAITPQTLINIRPVVASIKEFFGTSQLSQFMDQNNPLSGLTHKRRLNALGPGGLSRERAGFEVRDVHPSHYGRMCPIETPEGPNIGLIGSLASYGRINPFGFIETPYRKVIEGVVTDDVDYLTADEEDRFVIAQANAPLTEELTFAEARVLVRRRGGEVDYVPGTDVDYMDVSPRQMVSVATAMIPFLEHDDANRALMGANMMRQAVPLIKSEAPLVGTGMEYRCATDAGDVLKADKDGVVQEVSADYITTANDDGTYSTYRLHKFSRSNQGTSVNQKVVVDEGARIITGQVLADGPATEEGEMALGKNLLVAFMPWEGHNYEDAIILSQRLVQDDVLSSIHIEEHEVDARDTKLGPEEITRDIPNVSEEVLADLDERGIIRIGAEVVAGDILVGKVTPKGETELTPEERLLRAIFGEKAREVRDTSLKVPHGEIGKVIGVRVFDREEGDELPPGVNQLVRVYVAQKRKITDGDKLAGRHGNKGVISKINPIEDMPFLEDGTPVDIILNPLGVPSRMNPGQVLEIHLGWLASQGWDVSGLSDQWAQSLQSIGADQVEPRTNVATPVFDGAREDELAGLLENARPNRDGDRMVLPSGKAHLFDGRSGEPFPEPISVGYMYILKLHHLVDDKLHARSTGPYSMITQQPLGGKAQFGGQRFGEMEVWALEAYGAAYALQELLTIKSDDVTGRVKVYEAIVKGENIPEPGIPESFKVLIKEMQSLCLNVEVLSSDGMSIEMRDTDEDVFRAAEELGIDLSRREPSSVEEV; from the coding sequence TTGGCCGCCTCGCGCAACGCCTCGATCGCGAATACGAACAACGGCGCCAGCACCGCCCCGCTGCGCATCTCCTTTGCAAAGATCAGGGAGCCCCTCGAGGTCCCGAACCTGCTCGCGCTGCAAACCGAGAGCTTTGACTGGCTGCTCGGAAACACCGCTTGGCAGAGTCGGGTCGAGGCGGCTCTCGAGTCGGGTCAGGACGTCCCCAGGAAGTCCGGTCTGGAGGAGATCTTCGAGGAGATCTCCCCGATCGAGGACTTCTCCGGGTCGATGTCCCTGACGTTCCGCGACCACCGCTTCGAACCGCCGAAGAACTCGATCGACGAGTGCAAGGAGCGCGACTTCACGTACGCGGCTCCGCTCTTCGTCACCGCCGAGTTCACCAACAACGAGACCGGCGAGATCAAGTCCCAGACGGTCTTCATGGGCGACTTCCCGCTCATGACCAACAAGGGCACCTTCGTCATCAACGGCACCGAGCGTGTCGTTGTCTCCCAGCTGGTCCGCTCGCCGGGTGTCTACTTCGACTCCTCCATCGACAAGACGTCCGACAAGGACATCTTCTCCGCCAAGATCATCCCGTCCCGGGGTGCCTGGCTGGAGATGGAGATCGACAAGCGCGACATGGTCGGTGTGCGCATCGACCGCAAGCGCAAGCAGTCCGTCACCGTTCTCCTGAAGGCTCTCGGTTGGACGACCGAGCAGATCCTCGAGGAGTTCGGCCAGTACGAGTCCATGCGCGCCACCCTGGAGAAGGACCACACCCAGGGCCAGGACGACGCGCTGCTCGACATCTACCGCAAGCTGCGTCCGGGCGAGCCGCCCACGCGTGAAGCCGCGCAGACGCTGCTCGAGAACCTCTACTTCAACTCGAAGCGCTACGACCTCGCGAAGGTCGGCCGCTACAAGGTGAACAAGAAGCTCGGTGCCGAGGAGCCGCTGGACGCCGGCGTGCTCACGACCGACGACATCATCGCCTCCATCAAGTACCTCGTGAAGCTTCACGCGGGCGAGACGGAGACGGTGGGCGAGTCGGGCCGGGAGATCGTCGTCGAGACCGACGACATCGACCACTTCGGCAACCGTCGTATCCGTAACGTCGGCGAGCTCATCCAGAACCAGGTCCGTACGGGTCTCGCCCGTATGGAGCGCGTCGTGCGTGAGCGCATGACGACCCAGGACGTCGAGGCGATCACGCCGCAGACCCTGATCAACATTCGCCCGGTCGTGGCGTCGATCAAGGAGTTCTTCGGTACCTCGCAGCTGTCCCAGTTCATGGACCAGAACAACCCGCTGTCGGGGCTGACGCACAAGCGTCGTCTGAACGCCCTCGGCCCGGGTGGTCTGTCCCGTGAGCGGGCGGGCTTCGAGGTCCGAGACGTGCACCCCTCGCACTACGGCCGCATGTGCCCGATTGAGACCCCTGAAGGTCCCAACATCGGTCTCATCGGCTCGCTCGCCTCGTACGGCCGGATCAACCCGTTCGGCTTCATCGAGACGCCGTACCGCAAGGTCATCGAGGGCGTCGTCACCGACGACGTCGACTACCTGACGGCCGACGAGGAGGACCGCTTCGTCATCGCGCAGGCCAACGCGCCGCTGACGGAGGAGCTGACCTTCGCCGAGGCCCGCGTCCTGGTCCGCCGTCGTGGCGGAGAGGTCGACTACGTGCCCGGCACGGACGTCGACTACATGGACGTCTCGCCGCGCCAGATGGTGTCGGTCGCGACCGCGATGATCCCGTTCCTCGAGCACGACGACGCCAACCGTGCCCTCATGGGCGCGAACATGATGCGTCAGGCCGTGCCGCTGATTAAGTCCGAGGCGCCGCTCGTCGGCACCGGCATGGAGTACCGCTGCGCCACCGACGCCGGCGACGTGCTCAAGGCCGACAAGGACGGTGTGGTCCAGGAGGTCTCCGCGGACTACATCACCACCGCCAACGACGACGGCACGTACAGCACGTACCGCCTGCACAAGTTCTCCCGCTCGAACCAGGGCACTTCTGTCAACCAGAAGGTCGTCGTGGACGAGGGCGCGCGGATCATCACCGGCCAGGTCCTGGCCGACGGTCCCGCGACCGAAGAGGGCGAGATGGCCCTCGGTAAGAACCTGCTCGTGGCGTTCATGCCGTGGGAGGGTCACAACTACGAGGACGCGATCATCCTGTCGCAGCGCCTCGTGCAGGACGACGTCCTCTCCTCGATCCACATCGAGGAGCACGAGGTCGACGCCCGTGACACCAAGCTCGGCCCGGAGGAGATCACCCGGGACATCCCGAACGTCTCCGAGGAGGTCCTCGCCGACCTCGACGAGCGCGGCATCATCCGTATCGGTGCCGAGGTCGTCGCCGGCGACATCCTCGTCGGCAAGGTCACGCCCAAGGGTGAGACCGAGCTGACGCCGGAGGAGCGCCTGCTCCGCGCGATCTTCGGTGAGAAGGCGCGCGAGGTGCGCGACACCTCGCTGAAGGTGCCGCACGGTGAGATCGGCAAGGTCATCGGCGTCCGCGTCTTCGACCGCGAAGAGGGCGACGAGCTGCCGCCGGGCGTGAACCAGCTGGTTCGTGTCTACGTGGCCCAGAAGCGCAAGATCACCGATGGTGACAAGCTCGCCGGCCGTCACGGCAACAAGGGCGTCATCTCGAAGATCAACCCGATCGAGGACATGCCGTTCCTGGAGGACGGCACCCCGGTCGACATCATCCTCAACCCGCTGGGTGTGCCGTCCCGAATGAACCCGGGACAGGTCCTGGAGATCCACCTCGGCTGGCTCGCCAGCCAGGGCTGGGACGTCTCCGGCCTGAGCGACCAGTGGGCCCAGAGCCTGCAGTCGATCGGCGCCGACCAGGTCGAGCCGCGTACGAACGTCGCGACCCCGGTCTTCGACGGTGCGCGTGAGGACGAGCTCGCGGGCCTGCTCGAGAACGCCCGGCCGAACCGCGACGGCGACCGCATGGTCCTCCCGTCCGGTAAGGCGCACCTGTTCGACGGCCGCTCCGGCGAGCCGTTCCCGGAGCCGATCTCGGTCGGCTACATGTACATCCTCAAGCTGCACCACCTGGTCGACGACAAGCTGCACGCCCGTTCGACCGGTCCGTACTCGATGATCACCCAGCAGCCGCTGGGTGGTAAGGCTCAGTTCGGTGGCCAGCGCTTCGGTGAGATGGAGGTGTGGGCGCTTGAGGCTTATGGCGCCGCTTACGCCCTCCAGGAGCTGCTGACGATCAAGTCCGACGACGTCACCGGCCGCGTGAAGGTCTACGAGGCCATCGTCAAGGGCGAGAACATCCCCGAGCCCGGCATTCCCGAGTCCTTCAAGGTGCTCATCAAGGAAATGCAGTCCCTGTGCCTCAACGTGGAGGTGCTGTCCTCGGACGGCATGTCCATCGAGATGCGCGACACCGACGAGGACGTCTTCCGCGCAGCGGAGGAGCTCGGCATCGACCTGTCCCGGCGCGAGCCGAGCAGCGTCGAAGAGGTCTGA
- the rplK gene encoding 50S ribosomal protein L11: MPPKKKKVTGLIKLQIQAGAANPAPPVGPALGQHGVNIMEFCKAYNAATESQRGWVIPVEITVYEDRSFTFITKTPPAAKMILKAAGVEKGSGEPHKTKVAKITEAQVREIATTKMPDLNANDLDAASKIIAGTARSMGVTVEG; this comes from the coding sequence ATGCCTCCCAAGAAGAAGAAGGTCACGGGGCTTATCAAGCTCCAGATCCAGGCCGGCGCCGCCAACCCGGCCCCGCCTGTCGGCCCCGCGCTGGGCCAGCACGGCGTGAACATCATGGAGTTCTGCAAGGCCTACAACGCCGCGACCGAGTCGCAGCGCGGTTGGGTCATCCCGGTGGAGATCACGGTCTACGAAGACCGTTCCTTCACCTTCATCACCAAGACCCCGCCGGCCGCGAAGATGATCCTCAAGGCCGCTGGTGTCGAGAAGGGCTCTGGCGAGCCGCACAAGACCAAGGTCGCCAAGATCACCGAGGCGCAGGTCCGCGAGATCGCCACCACCAAGATGCCCGACCTCAACGCCAATGACCTGGACGCCGCGTCCAAGATCATCGCCGGCACCGCCCGCTCCATGGGCGTCACGGTCGAGGGCTGA
- the rplA gene encoding 50S ribosomal protein L1, whose amino-acid sequence MSKRSKSLRAADAKIDGAKLYAPLEAVRLAKETSTSKFDGTVEIAFRLGVDPRKADQMVRGTVNLPHGTGKTARVLVFATGDRAAAAEAAGADIVGSDELIAEIAKGDRLNEFDAVVATPDLMGKVGRLGRVLGPRGLMPNPKTGTVTPDVVKAVNEIKGGKIEFRVDKHANLHFIIGKVSFDDAKLVENYGAALEEILRLKPSAAKGRYIKRAAISTTVGPGIQLDSNRTRNLLVEEDPAAV is encoded by the coding sequence GTGAGCAAGCGCAGCAAGTCTCTCCGCGCTGCGGACGCCAAGATCGACGGGGCCAAGCTCTACGCCCCGCTCGAGGCCGTCCGTCTCGCCAAGGAGACCTCCACGTCGAAGTTCGACGGCACCGTCGAGATCGCCTTCCGCCTGGGCGTTGACCCGCGCAAGGCCGACCAGATGGTCCGTGGCACCGTGAACCTCCCGCACGGCACCGGTAAGACCGCCCGGGTCCTGGTCTTCGCGACCGGTGACCGTGCTGCGGCCGCGGAAGCCGCTGGCGCCGACATCGTCGGCTCCGACGAGCTCATCGCCGAGATCGCCAAGGGCGACCGCCTGAACGAGTTCGACGCCGTTGTCGCCACCCCGGACCTCATGGGCAAGGTCGGCCGCCTCGGCCGCGTGCTCGGTCCGCGTGGCCTCATGCCGAACCCGAAGACCGGCACCGTGACGCCGGACGTGGTCAAGGCCGTGAACGAGATCAAGGGCGGCAAGATCGAGTTCCGCGTCGACAAGCACGCGAACCTGCACTTCATCATCGGCAAGGTGTCCTTCGACGACGCCAAGCTGGTGGAGAACTACGGCGCGGCCCTGGAGGAGATCCTCCGCCTGAAGCCGTCCGCCGCCAAGGGTCGCTACATCAAGCGGGCCGCCATCAGCACCACGGTGGGCCCCGGCATTCAGCTCGACTCCAACCGCACCCGCAACCTCCTCGTCGAGGAGGACCCGGCCGCGGTCTGA
- the nusG gene encoding transcription termination/antitermination protein NusG, with translation MSDPNLNEAIEPVESAEDELDIVEAADAEDPDQAEAADIAAGEPAEEAAVETVVDADAEAAEEAQAEDVPAEAEEAVEAEEAVEEEPVDPITALREELRFLPGDWYVIHTYAGYEKRVKANLEQRAVSLNVEEFIYQAEVPEEEIVQIKNGERKNVRQNKLPGYVLVRMDLTNESWGVVRNTPGVTGFVGNAYDPYPLTLDEIVKMLAPEAEEKAAREAAESEGKPAPQRKVEVQVLDFEVGDSVTVTDGPFATLQATINEINADSKKVKGLVEIFGRETPVELSFDQIQKN, from the coding sequence GTGTCTGACCCGAACCTGAACGAGGCGATCGAGCCGGTCGAGTCCGCTGAGGACGAGCTCGACATCGTCGAGGCGGCGGACGCCGAGGACCCGGACCAGGCAGAGGCTGCCGACATCGCTGCCGGCGAGCCCGCCGAGGAAGCCGCGGTCGAGACCGTGGTGGACGCCGACGCCGAGGCCGCCGAGGAAGCCCAGGCGGAGGACGTCCCGGCCGAGGCCGAGGAAGCCGTCGAGGCCGAGGAAGCCGTCGAGGAGGAGCCGGTCGACCCGATCACCGCGCTCCGCGAGGAACTGCGGTTCCTGCCCGGCGACTGGTACGTGATCCACACCTACGCGGGCTACGAGAAGCGCGTGAAGGCGAACCTGGAGCAGCGCGCCGTCTCGCTCAACGTCGAGGAGTTCATCTACCAGGCCGAGGTCCCCGAGGAAGAGATCGTCCAGATCAAGAACGGCGAGCGCAAGAACGTCCGGCAGAACAAGCTGCCCGGTTACGTTCTCGTCCGCATGGATCTGACGAACGAGTCCTGGGGCGTCGTCCGTAACACGCCCGGCGTCACCGGCTTCGTGGGCAACGCCTACGACCCGTACCCGCTGACCCTGGACGAGATCGTCAAGATGCTGGCCCCGGAGGCCGAGGAGAAGGCCGCCCGCGAGGCCGCCGAGTCCGAGGGCAAGCCGGCGCCGCAGCGCAAGGTCGAGGTCCAGGTCCTGGACTTCGAGGTCGGCGACTCGGTCACCGTCACCGACGGCCCGTTCGCGACGCTGCAGGCGACGATCAACGAGATCAACGCCGACTCGAAGAAGGTCAAGGGCCTCGTCGAGATCTTCGGTCGCGAGACCCCGGTCGAGCTGAGCTTCGACCAGATCCAGAAGAACTAG